A portion of the Granulosicoccus antarcticus IMCC3135 genome contains these proteins:
- the coaD gene encoding pantetheine-phosphate adenylyltransferase encodes MRVTAVYPGTFDPMTVGHIDVARRASGMFDDLVVAVAASTTKSPFFSLEERVDMATEILADLENVTVQSFGGLLVDYAGELGSKVIVRGLRAISDFEYEVQIAGVNRHLSPEIETVFIAASQEYTFLSSSIVREIARMQGDVSEFVHPIVIDSFARRHRLALHEGNN; translated from the coding sequence ATGCGAGTTACTGCCGTTTATCCTGGCACTTTTGACCCAATGACCGTTGGCCATATAGACGTTGCCCGTCGTGCAAGTGGCATGTTTGATGACCTGGTCGTCGCTGTTGCTGCCAGCACCACCAAAAGTCCCTTTTTCTCATTGGAAGAGCGGGTCGACATGGCAACGGAGATACTGGCTGACCTGGAAAATGTCACCGTTCAGTCATTTGGAGGCCTGTTGGTCGACTATGCAGGCGAATTGGGCAGCAAGGTCATTGTCCGGGGCTTGCGTGCCATTTCCGATTTCGAATATGAAGTGCAGATCGCTGGTGTCAATCGCCATCTGTCCCCCGAAATTGAGACCGTGTTCATCGCCGCCTCGCAGGAATACACTTTTTTATCATCCAGCATCGTTCGAGAGATTGCCCGTATGCAGGGGGATGTGAGCGAGTTTGTACATCCGATTGTTATCGATTCTTTTGCGAGACGTCATCGACTTGCTTTGCATGAGGGTAATAACTGA
- the rpmB gene encoding 50S ribosomal protein L28 produces MSRVCQVTGKSPMSGNNVSHAKNRRKRRFLPNLHSHRFWVAAEKRFVSLRVSSSGMRVIDKRGIDTVLSELRARGEKV; encoded by the coding sequence ATGTCCAGAGTCTGCCAGGTCACCGGCAAGAGCCCCATGTCCGGTAACAATGTTTCGCACGCCAAGAATCGGCGCAAGCGTCGTTTCCTGCCTAATTTGCATTCCCACCGTTTTTGGGTTGCCGCCGAAAAGCGATTCGTATCACTGCGGGTATCATCCAGCGGCATGCGAGTCATTGACAAGCGCGGTATCGACACAGTTCTCAGCGAACTGCGTGCCCGCGGCGAAAAAGTTTAA
- a CDS encoding ABC transporter ATP-binding protein: protein MALHTKSLADAADTSGARNTTPLLEAQGLTLRHSDATGISDISLSLYRGDIVGLLGLNGAGKSTTLRILCGVLVPDQGSVVINGQSMSDNPLQARAQVGFLPDQPPLYDDMRVCEYLTLTGRIRGLKGKRLKTRQLQLIEQCALGDVQRKIIGTLSKGFRQRVGLAQALIHEPAVVLLDEPANGLDPQQMDGMRKLISDIGQQQAILFSTHLLSEATAICNRVAIIHEGKLVADRPANGDDLQQIFQGAIS, encoded by the coding sequence ATGGCTCTGCACACAAAATCCCTTGCCGACGCAGCCGACACCTCGGGTGCCCGCAATACCACGCCCCTTCTCGAGGCTCAAGGGCTGACACTTCGACATAGCGACGCGACCGGCATCAGCGATATTTCCCTGAGCCTGTACCGCGGCGACATCGTTGGCTTGCTGGGGCTCAATGGTGCCGGCAAATCAACCACGCTTCGAATTCTGTGTGGCGTTCTGGTGCCCGACCAAGGCTCGGTGGTTATCAACGGTCAGTCCATGAGCGACAATCCGCTACAAGCTCGCGCTCAGGTAGGGTTCCTGCCCGATCAGCCGCCTTTGTACGATGACATGCGCGTCTGTGAATACCTGACGCTGACCGGGCGTATTCGCGGCTTGAAGGGCAAGCGCTTGAAGACTCGTCAGTTGCAGCTCATTGAGCAATGCGCCCTGGGTGATGTGCAACGCAAGATCATCGGCACCTTATCCAAAGGCTTTCGTCAGAGGGTTGGCCTTGCTCAGGCGCTGATTCACGAACCGGCCGTTGTTCTGCTGGACGAACCCGCCAATGGGCTGGATCCGCAACAAATGGATGGCATGCGCAAACTGATTAGTGACATCGGGCAGCAGCAGGCGATCCTCTTTTCGACACACCTGCTATCAGAGGCGACGGCTATCTGCAACCGCGTTGCCATCATTCATGAGGGCAAGCTGGTCGCCGATCGCCCCGCCAACGGAGATGATCTGCAACAGATATTCCAGGGAGCCATCTCGTGA
- the rpmG gene encoding 50S ribosomal protein L33 — MRDKIKMVSSAGTGHFYTTSKNKRTMTGKLEMKKFDPVIRQHVMYKEAKIK, encoded by the coding sequence ATGCGAGACAAAATCAAGATGGTGTCCTCTGCCGGCACCGGACATTTTTACACAACGTCCAAGAACAAGCGCACCATGACTGGCAAGCTGGAAATGAAGAAATTCGATCCGGTTATTCGCCAACACGTCATGTATAAAGAAGCGAAAATCAAGTAA
- the ftsE gene encoding cell division ATP-binding protein FtsE, with protein sequence MIAFDQVSLEYLPGRYALEDVSFTLNAGSFTFLTGHSGAGKSSLLRLVARLERPSSGDIQIGNIHYNQLKPRQEPALRQQMGIVFQDNQLLTDRSVFDNVAFPLIIGGYRYADIKTRVSAALKRVGLADKAFENPQVLSGGEQQRIGIARAVVARPKLLLADEPTGNLDPDISAEIMQLFMQFNASGVTVLFATHDQSLLNTFGYPRLQLNQGRLTGASMESTPQTGHPSGRATAR encoded by the coding sequence GTGATTGCCTTCGATCAGGTTAGTCTGGAGTACTTGCCGGGTCGTTACGCACTGGAGGATGTCAGCTTTACGCTCAATGCAGGCTCCTTCACTTTTCTAACAGGACACTCCGGTGCCGGCAAGAGCTCTCTGCTGCGCCTGGTAGCTCGCCTGGAACGTCCCAGCAGTGGCGACATCCAGATAGGAAATATCCACTACAACCAGCTAAAACCCCGCCAGGAACCCGCATTGCGCCAACAGATGGGGATCGTATTTCAGGACAATCAGCTGCTGACGGATCGCAGCGTATTCGACAATGTGGCGTTTCCCCTGATCATCGGCGGCTACCGCTACGCCGATATCAAGACACGCGTCAGTGCTGCGCTCAAAAGGGTGGGACTAGCCGACAAGGCTTTCGAGAACCCTCAGGTGCTCTCCGGTGGCGAGCAGCAACGCATCGGCATTGCCCGCGCCGTGGTTGCGCGTCCCAAGCTGCTACTGGCCGATGAACCAACTGGTAATCTGGATCCCGACATCAGTGCTGAAATCATGCAGCTTTTCATGCAATTCAATGCATCGGGTGTCACAGTGCTGTTCGCCACCCATGACCAAAGCCTGCTCAATACTTTCGGCTACCCCAGATTACAGCTGAACCAAGGTCGCCTGACAGGCGCATCGATGGAATCTACCCCTCAGACCGGCCACCCGTCCGGTCGTGCCACCGCTCGCTAG
- the ftsY gene encoding signal recognition particle-docking protein FtsY, whose amino-acid sequence MGIFSFLKRQKTQREQEPEVSAPLEAKLSRTRSKFRDNLLDFMLGNKPINADLLEELESQLIMADVGIEATARVMSVLNRQVSRSEVGDSTALRQALQLELVKLLTAVEQPLEIPDSDSPFVILVVGVNGSGKTTTIGKLAKQLQDGGKSVMLAAGDTFRAAAVEQLQTWGERNNVPVISQGSGADSASVIFDAVQSAKARGIDVLIADTAGRLHTQNNLMEELQKVKRVIGKLDPTAPHETLIVLDGGTGQNALNQARQFHETMQLTGMVVTKLDGTAKGGVIFAIAEHLGLPIRFIGVGEKVEDLEVFEAERYVNALVSGS is encoded by the coding sequence ATGGGCATATTCAGCTTTCTTAAACGGCAAAAAACGCAGCGTGAGCAGGAACCAGAAGTCAGCGCACCTCTGGAAGCCAAGCTTTCACGTACTCGTTCTAAATTTCGTGACAATCTACTGGACTTCATGCTCGGCAACAAGCCGATCAATGCGGACCTGCTGGAGGAGCTGGAAAGCCAGCTGATCATGGCGGACGTGGGCATTGAGGCCACCGCCAGGGTCATGTCAGTGCTCAACCGGCAAGTCAGCCGCTCGGAGGTCGGCGATTCGACCGCGTTGCGCCAGGCGCTGCAACTGGAACTGGTCAAATTGCTCACAGCGGTTGAGCAGCCACTGGAAATCCCGGACAGCGATAGCCCGTTCGTGATTCTGGTGGTTGGCGTCAACGGCTCGGGCAAGACAACCACTATCGGCAAACTGGCCAAGCAGCTGCAGGATGGCGGTAAAAGCGTCATGCTGGCAGCCGGGGATACATTTCGCGCCGCCGCGGTGGAACAGTTGCAGACTTGGGGCGAACGCAACAATGTACCGGTGATCTCCCAGGGATCAGGTGCCGACTCGGCCTCCGTCATCTTCGATGCGGTGCAATCGGCCAAGGCACGCGGCATCGATGTACTGATTGCTGACACGGCTGGCCGCTTGCACACTCAGAATAACCTTATGGAGGAGCTGCAGAAGGTCAAGCGCGTTATTGGCAAGCTTGACCCGACAGCGCCTCATGAGACCCTGATTGTGCTGGATGGAGGCACGGGGCAGAACGCCTTGAATCAGGCCCGACAATTTCACGAGACCATGCAGCTGACCGGCATGGTGGTGACCAAACTGGATGGAACTGCCAAGGGTGGGGTTATTTTTGCCATTGCAGAACATCTGGGATTGCCAATCCGCTTCATCGGCGTGGGCGAGAAAGTTGAGGACCTGGAAGTCTTCGAAGCCGAGCGCTATGTCAACGCATTGGTCAGTGGCTCGTGA
- a CDS encoding GldG family protein produces MKKRTTTLHTLLAVLLLCIVLATGWLTQRFSFSHDITANDRHSLSPTTIQVLEQMDAPVEMIAVLSSNPQQREGVEALVALFQQVKPDLQLRFLNPETDPAAARALDAAPGGEVILKAAGREQRLQNLSERSLVNSLRLLTREGDRDIVFITGHDERSPVRTSNDDWSRIAIELAGVGLVSREVSLVSAPYLEDSIDLVVIAAPRRPYFPGEIASLDDYVRRGGNLLWLSEIARDKVAGPGLQLLADNLGVDTLEGTVIDAASQALQAESPDFVLLDRFPAHPIVARLTSPVLLPQASALAVTPLAGQQILPLLQTPDASWTETGALSGAIQFDEGTSEVAGPLLLGITIERPLVTGMQRFAVIGDADFAASQFLDNGSNKAFTESLILWLTGESEALDFVTQKAIDSELQLDNRAIIMLTAVYLAGIPALLLIGAGLVRWRRRN; encoded by the coding sequence ATGAAAAAGCGCACAACAACGCTGCATACGCTCTTGGCAGTTCTGCTGCTGTGCATCGTGCTGGCAACAGGCTGGCTGACACAGCGATTCAGCTTCTCCCATGACATTACCGCCAATGACAGGCATAGCCTGTCGCCAACAACCATTCAGGTGCTTGAGCAGATGGATGCACCGGTGGAGATGATCGCCGTGCTGAGTTCCAACCCACAACAGCGCGAAGGCGTCGAGGCACTGGTCGCCCTCTTCCAGCAGGTCAAACCCGATCTGCAATTACGATTCCTCAACCCTGAAACTGACCCTGCCGCCGCCCGTGCCCTGGATGCCGCTCCCGGTGGTGAAGTCATTCTCAAGGCCGCCGGACGGGAACAACGACTACAGAATCTGTCTGAAAGATCACTGGTCAATAGCCTCAGACTGCTAACCCGGGAAGGTGATCGTGACATCGTATTCATTACCGGTCACGACGAAAGAAGCCCGGTTCGCACTAGCAATGATGACTGGAGCCGCATTGCGATTGAGCTTGCCGGTGTGGGCCTTGTCAGTCGCGAAGTCAGCCTGGTCAGCGCTCCTTATCTGGAAGACAGCATTGACCTGGTGGTGATCGCTGCACCACGACGCCCCTACTTTCCAGGCGAAATCGCCAGCCTCGATGACTATGTGCGTCGCGGTGGCAACCTGTTATGGCTGAGCGAGATTGCCCGCGACAAGGTCGCAGGGCCAGGCCTGCAATTATTGGCAGACAACCTGGGAGTGGATACGCTCGAGGGCACGGTTATCGATGCCGCCAGCCAAGCGTTGCAGGCTGAGTCGCCCGATTTTGTACTGCTGGATCGATTTCCGGCACACCCTATCGTGGCAAGGCTGACCAGCCCCGTCTTGCTGCCACAGGCATCTGCTCTGGCAGTGACACCGCTGGCCGGTCAGCAAATACTGCCACTACTACAGACCCCCGACGCCAGCTGGACTGAAACCGGCGCTTTGAGCGGCGCCATCCAATTTGATGAGGGAACATCTGAAGTAGCCGGCCCCTTACTGCTGGGAATTACCATCGAGCGCCCCCTGGTAACCGGCATGCAACGCTTTGCTGTCATCGGAGATGCTGACTTTGCCGCATCGCAGTTTCTGGATAACGGCTCCAATAAAGCCTTTACCGAATCTCTGATTCTATGGCTGACAGGTGAATCCGAAGCACTGGATTTCGTTACCCAGAAAGCCATTGACAGCGAACTGCAGCTCGACAACAGGGCCATCATCATGCTCACGGCTGTCTACCTGGCTGGCATTCCGGCGCTATTGCTGATCGGCGCCGGGCTGGTACGCTGGCGTCGACGTAATTGA
- the rsmD gene encoding 16S rRNA (guanine(966)-N(2))-methyltransferase RsmD, with product MSPTSNRSRNRQQGKPEFKGNRNSAGQVRIIAGQWRGRKLAVANVAGLRPTGDRVRETLFNWLQADIAGSHCLDLFAGSGALGFEAVSRFAASSTFVEPDSQAFRILQSSVSELGLVGDERVQLVQSTAQRFLLDNRKAFDIVFIDPPFGEFLQWDTVTALITDHLAPSALIYVESPSDQPAPEQWPEGLHLHKEKQFGDVHARLLAKIGQN from the coding sequence GTGTCCCCAACATCAAACCGTAGTAGAAATCGCCAGCAGGGCAAGCCTGAATTCAAAGGCAACCGTAATTCGGCAGGCCAAGTCCGTATCATTGCCGGTCAGTGGCGCGGCCGCAAGCTAGCGGTGGCAAATGTTGCCGGATTGCGACCAACTGGCGACCGGGTGAGGGAAACCTTGTTCAACTGGTTACAGGCTGATATCGCCGGCAGCCATTGTCTGGACCTGTTTGCAGGCTCTGGTGCGCTCGGATTCGAGGCTGTCTCGCGATTTGCCGCCTCCAGTACTTTTGTTGAACCCGATTCACAAGCCTTTCGTATTCTGCAAAGCAGTGTCTCGGAGTTGGGCCTCGTGGGTGACGAGCGGGTGCAACTGGTCCAGTCTACGGCTCAGCGGTTCCTGCTTGATAACCGCAAGGCCTTTGATATTGTGTTCATAGACCCGCCTTTCGGGGAATTTTTGCAATGGGACACCGTTACAGCCCTGATAACTGATCATCTGGCGCCATCGGCACTTATTTATGTCGAGTCACCGAGCGATCAACCTGCACCGGAACAGTGGCCTGAGGGCTTGCATCTACATAAAGAAAAGCAATTTGGTGACGTTCATGCCCGATTGCTTGCCAAAATCGGGCAGAATTGA
- the folB gene encoding dihydroneopterin aldolase yields the protein MDRIFITNLQVETIIGIYDWERTTRQRVVLDLEMSADIAKAAQTENVESTLNYKVLSDQLINFIENSEFQLVETLAERVTEIIRNDFCVQWVKLTLHKPDALAGNTDVGVIIERGERPHA from the coding sequence ATGGATCGCATATTCATCACGAACCTGCAGGTAGAAACCATTATTGGGATCTACGATTGGGAGCGTACAACCCGCCAACGCGTGGTGTTGGACCTGGAAATGTCAGCGGATATAGCAAAAGCGGCTCAAACCGAGAATGTGGAAAGTACACTCAATTACAAGGTGTTATCCGACCAGCTCATCAATTTTATTGAAAATAGTGAGTTTCAGCTGGTAGAAACCCTCGCAGAGCGCGTCACAGAGATCATCAGAAATGATTTTTGTGTCCAGTGGGTCAAGCTGACCCTCCACAAACCTGATGCCCTGGCCGGTAATACCGATGTCGGAGTCATCATTGAGCGAGGTGAGCGTCCGCATGCTTGA
- the mutM gene encoding bifunctional DNA-formamidopyrimidine glycosylase/DNA-(apurinic or apyrimidinic site) lyase: MPELPEVETTRRGIKPHLVGKTIQQVTVHNPNLRWPVPTTIKALQGAIVASVTRRGKYLLVDVPAGTAIVHLGMSGSLRISPADEPRRKHDHIELLLESGDILRFHDPRRFGCFLWAAAGEPPHKLLASLGPEPLANEFNAEYLFQASRKRQVPIKNFIMNSQIVVGVGNIYASESLFMAGIRPARAAKTLTRKQAEALVEAIKLVLQRSITQGGTTLRDFTNSDGNPGYFAQSLQVYGRTDEPCRKCRKPIKQSVIGQRSTFYCSHCQK; this comes from the coding sequence ATGCCTGAATTGCCAGAAGTTGAAACTACCCGTCGCGGTATCAAGCCACACCTGGTCGGCAAGACTATTCAGCAGGTGACGGTTCACAATCCGAATTTACGCTGGCCGGTGCCCACCACCATCAAGGCGCTGCAAGGCGCCATCGTGGCCTCGGTCACCCGACGCGGCAAATATTTACTGGTGGACGTTCCCGCCGGGACTGCCATTGTTCACTTGGGCATGTCAGGCAGCTTGCGTATCAGTCCCGCCGATGAGCCTCGACGTAAACATGACCATATCGAGCTACTGCTCGAATCCGGAGACATTCTGCGCTTCCATGACCCACGCCGCTTTGGCTGCTTTCTGTGGGCAGCCGCCGGCGAGCCACCACACAAACTGCTGGCCAGTCTGGGGCCCGAACCTCTGGCCAATGAATTCAATGCCGAGTATCTGTTTCAGGCAAGTCGCAAGCGACAAGTCCCGATCAAGAATTTCATCATGAACAGCCAGATTGTTGTTGGCGTAGGAAACATCTACGCCAGCGAATCCCTCTTCATGGCAGGTATTCGACCTGCCCGGGCAGCCAAGACCCTGACACGCAAACAGGCCGAAGCATTAGTCGAGGCCATCAAACTGGTATTGCAACGCTCGATCACTCAGGGAGGAACCACCTTGCGAGATTTTACGAACAGCGATGGCAATCCGGGCTACTTTGCGCAGTCACTACAAGTGTATGGACGCACTGACGAACCTTGTCGCAAATGCCGAAAACCCATAAAACAAAGTGTGATCGGGCAGCGCTCAACGTTTTATTGCAGTCATTGCCAGAAATGA
- a CDS encoding YfhL family 4Fe-4S dicluster ferredoxin, with product MALLITDECINCDVCEPECPNDAIYQGEEIYEIHFHLCTECVGHHDESQCVVVCPVECIVVDTSKLESQADLQLKYEGLMSAAANSD from the coding sequence ATGGCTTTACTGATCACCGATGAATGTATCAACTGCGATGTGTGTGAGCCAGAGTGCCCTAACGACGCTATCTACCAAGGTGAGGAAATCTACGAGATCCACTTTCACCTGTGTACCGAATGCGTCGGACATCACGACGAGTCTCAGTGCGTTGTTGTCTGCCCGGTCGAATGCATCGTTGTGGATACCAGCAAGCTGGAATCTCAGGCTGATCTTCAGTTGAAGTATGAAGGGTTGATGTCAGCGGCTGCTAATTCGGACTGA
- a CDS encoding ABC transporter permease, protein MIGIIARHEGASLLRSMQTWIIAALLAALFGFQFLKQLEVFIALQSQLAAQDHPVGLSGFMSVRYLEPLALAFTFVAPLFAMRSFSDEFRHHTYALWQSSPVSTTALAVGKFLGVFVILLALVLLALSMVMVMQWLIPMDWPLILSSLLGLSLCTAACTAVGLYFSSLTQHALVAIIASLALLFISWMLGSATAGVLPLQLLGSLSIATHLHGFFQGLLQTQDIAFFVLMTALFLGLTIIRLDSLRQASR, encoded by the coding sequence GTGATTGGCATCATCGCCCGGCACGAGGGCGCCAGTTTGCTGCGCAGCATGCAGACCTGGATCATTGCCGCCCTGCTGGCGGCTCTGTTCGGATTTCAGTTTCTCAAGCAACTCGAAGTCTTCATCGCCCTGCAATCACAATTGGCCGCACAGGATCATCCCGTCGGGCTCAGCGGCTTCATGAGTGTTCGTTACCTGGAACCCCTGGCACTGGCCTTCACCTTTGTTGCCCCCCTGTTTGCCATGCGCAGCTTCAGTGACGAATTCAGACACCACACCTACGCTCTGTGGCAGTCTTCACCGGTCAGCACCACCGCTCTGGCCGTGGGCAAGTTTCTAGGTGTCTTCGTGATATTGCTGGCATTGGTGCTTCTGGCCCTGAGCATGGTGATGGTAATGCAATGGCTCATCCCCATGGACTGGCCACTAATACTCTCCTCATTACTGGGGCTCTCACTGTGTACCGCCGCCTGTACGGCTGTCGGTCTGTATTTTTCCTCACTGACGCAGCATGCTCTGGTGGCCATTATCGCCAGCCTTGCTCTGCTGTTCATCTCGTGGATGCTAGGTAGTGCCACTGCCGGAGTTCTGCCACTGCAGCTACTGGGCAGCCTGTCCATTGCCACCCATTTGCACGGATTTTTTCAAGGCTTGCTACAGACGCAAGATATCGCCTTTTTTGTCCTGATGACGGCTCTGTTTCTTGGTCTGACGATTATCCGGCTCGACTCACTCAGACAAGCGAGCCGATGA
- a CDS encoding class I SAM-dependent methyltransferase produces the protein MLELPAPDANAAAHSERLRQLLSERIRSHGPLSFAQYMEQVLYEPGLGYYMAGAAKFGAEGDFVTAPEISPLFGAALANEVRGVLARHGGGVLELGAGSGRLALSILQTLAGEGGLDYTILEPSADLVQRQQQLLREHLDETAFSRVAWIATLPDSFSGVIIANEVMDALPVERFVKSVSSAGQIEQVCVTAELTAFNRPAPAVLQLAVAAIENDLGEPLPAGYCSEACLYLKPWIAALAQTLASGVILLVDYGYPRREYYLPERVQGTMTCYYRHRSHDDPFYWPGLQDLTAHVDFTAVAEAAVSQELDLLGYASQSAYLLDNQLLTLAEQQTALADSEVHRIQIAQAVKTLTLPSEMGERFQVMALGKGYDHDLSGFHSQDLAYRL, from the coding sequence ATGCTTGAACTGCCTGCACCCGATGCCAATGCCGCCGCGCACAGTGAGCGCTTGCGTCAGTTGCTGAGCGAGCGTATTCGCAGCCATGGCCCGCTGAGCTTTGCACAATATATGGAACAGGTGCTCTATGAGCCAGGCCTGGGCTATTACATGGCAGGTGCTGCCAAGTTCGGTGCTGAGGGTGATTTTGTGACGGCTCCCGAGATATCACCGTTATTCGGTGCTGCACTGGCGAACGAAGTGAGAGGCGTTTTGGCTCGACACGGAGGCGGCGTGCTGGAGCTGGGAGCCGGTAGTGGCAGGCTGGCGCTGAGTATTCTGCAGACGCTGGCAGGCGAAGGTGGGCTGGATTACACCATTCTGGAACCCAGTGCCGATCTGGTGCAACGCCAGCAACAGTTACTGCGTGAGCATCTTGATGAAACGGCATTCAGCCGTGTTGCCTGGATTGCAACACTGCCAGATTCATTCAGCGGCGTGATCATTGCCAATGAGGTCATGGATGCCTTGCCGGTTGAACGTTTCGTCAAATCTGTCAGCTCGGCAGGGCAAATCGAGCAAGTCTGTGTCACTGCTGAGCTGACGGCATTCAATCGACCAGCCCCCGCGGTGCTCCAGCTGGCCGTCGCTGCCATCGAGAACGATCTGGGAGAGCCATTGCCTGCAGGCTACTGTTCAGAGGCCTGTCTTTATCTCAAACCCTGGATCGCCGCTCTGGCGCAAACCTTGGCCAGCGGCGTGATATTGCTGGTGGATTATGGTTATCCGCGGCGCGAATATTATTTGCCCGAAAGAGTGCAGGGCACAATGACGTGTTACTACCGGCACAGGTCTCATGACGACCCGTTCTATTGGCCCGGCCTGCAGGACCTCACCGCACATGTCGATTTCACCGCTGTTGCTGAAGCCGCGGTCAGTCAGGAGCTGGATCTACTTGGCTACGCGTCCCAGTCTGCCTACCTTCTGGACAATCAGCTGCTGACTCTGGCTGAGCAGCAGACGGCTCTTGCTGATAGTGAAGTGCATCGCATTCAGATCGCACAGGCGGTCAAAACGCTGACCTTGCCGAGCGAAATGGGGGAGCGGTTTCAGGTTATGGCGCTTGGCAAGGGCTATGATCACGACCTCTCGGGGTTCCACTCCCAGGATCTTGCTTACCGTTTGTAG